In Kitasatospora viridis, the DNA window ACCAGGTGTCAGAGCCGGAGAGTCGATTGTGGGCTGACGGCCCCTCGGGAGCCGTCAGCCAGTCAGGCCGTGGACCGGTCGGGTTTGACGACAGGTTCCTACCGGGCCCGGTGGACGGCCTACAGGCTGTCCCAGGTGATCGAGAAGTCGTTGCCGCTCAGGCCGGAGGTGGTGGCCTCCGGGGTGCCGGAGTCGGAGGCCATGTCGATGCCGGTCGGGTTGGCGGCGGACAGGCCGGCGCCGTTGACGGTGTTGTTGTCGAAGGTGACCGTGCCGAAGTCGTCCAGCGGCAGCACGCTGCCGGACCAGGGGGCCTCGGCGATGACCTCGGCGGAGGAGCGGGCCAGGCCGCTCTCGCGCTTGCTGG includes these proteins:
- a CDS encoding G1 family glutamic endopeptidase, yielding SKRESGLARSSAEVIAEAPWSGSVLPLDDFGTVTFDNNTVNGAGLSAANPTGIDMASDSGTPEATTSGLSGNDFSITWDSL